One region of Glycine max cultivar Williams 82 chromosome 9, Glycine_max_v4.0, whole genome shotgun sequence genomic DNA includes:
- the LOC100796132 gene encoding fasciclin-like arabinogalactan protein 4 — protein sequence MPSPSRYGFGISQITLRLMMLLFLFFARAASGLNLTALLSTVPELSQFTSLLASATPLAADLSDRSSLSILAVPNAYLAADDHLSRHHLSPAALADVLRYHVLLQFLSWSDLRALPPSGKLITTLLQTTGRATDNFGSVNLTRDSQSGVISIRSPRTYSPSNATSSPLVEKWLLWPPGHGYHNFNVAASMLAASGVEQEFEADEGGAGITLFVPVDDAFADLPPSVALQSLPADKKAVVLKFHVLHSYYPLGSLESVVNPFQPTLATEAMGAGSFTLNISRVNGSVAINTGIVQASITQTVFDQNPVAIFGVSKVLLPREIFGKNPTVSTKPLDNAPPPDDDALSPENSPGFDGQPSHLSSPPGFREDVRSHAGGAGGSLNFVVLLCCIGLYFVV from the exons ATGCCTTCTCCATCTCGTTATGGCTTCGGGATTTCCCAAATTACCCTCAGACTGATGAtgctcttgtttttatttttcgcACGCGCGGCTTCGGGTCTGAACCTCACCGCCCTCCTCTCCACCGTGCCGGAGCTCTCCCAATTCACCTCCCTCCTCGCCTCCGCCACGCCCCTCGCTGCGGATCTCTCGGACCGCTCCTCCCTCTCCATTCTCGCCGTCCCCAACGCCTACCTCGCCGCCGACGACCACCTCTCCCGCCACCACCTCTCCCCGGCCGCCCTCGCCGACGTCCTTCGCTACCACGTCCTCCTCCAGTTCCTCTCCTGGTCCGACCTCCGCGCCCTCCCCCCCTCCGGCAAGCTCATCACCACGCTCCTCCAAACCACCGGCCGCGCCACCGACAACTTCGGCTCTGTGAACCTCACCCGCGACTCTCAATCTGGCGTCATCTCGATCCGCTCCCCCCGCACGTACTCCCCCTCCAACGCCACATCTTCTCCCCTCGTCGAAA AATGGCTTCTTTGGCCGCCGGGTCATGGCTACCACAACTTCAACGTTGCCGCCTCCATGCTCGCTGCTTCCGGCGTCGAACAG GAATTTGAAGCGGACGAGGGTGGTGCCGGAATCACGCTCTTTGTCCCCGTCGACGACGCATTCGCGGATCTCCCTCCCTCTGTTGCTCTTCAGTCTCTTCCCGCGGATAAGAAAGCCGTTGTTCTCAAATTCCACGTGCTCCATTCGTATTACCCTCTTGGTTCTCTTGAATCAGTTGTTAACCCCTTTCAACCTACCCTTGCTACTGAGGCCATGGGTGCTGGCAGCTTCACGCTCAACATTTCCCGCGTGAACGGCTCTGTCGCCATCAACACCGGCATCGTTCAGGCCTCAATTACGCAGACCGTGTTTGATCAGAACCCTGTTGCCATTTTCGGGGTTTCCAAGGTTCTCTTGCCTAGGGAAATTTTTGGGAAAAATCCGACTGTGTCCACCAAGCCTCTTGATAATGCTCCTCCACCGGATGATGATGCTTTGTCACCGGAGAATTCACCGGGATTTGATGGACAGCCCTCACACCTATCTTCGCCACCGGGATTTCGTGAAGATGTGAGGTCTCATGCTGGTGGTGCTGGTGGTTCCTTGAACTTTGTTGTTCTTCTTTGCTGTATAGGATTGTATTTTGTGGTATAG